The segment CGGCAGTTTCTGCAATGATAACCGCGTTATACGGATCCCATCTACAGATAACATCACCTTTTTTCACTTTATCACCTGGTTTTACAGCTAATATCGATCCGTAAGGTACGTTGGCAATCATCAATGGAGTTCTGGATTCGTTGTCAGCAACTAATCTGAATTCCGTAGAACGAGATACTACCACCTCAGCAGTTTTACCATTTTCATCTTCAGAAGTAATGGTTCTTACCTCATCCATTTCAACGATACCATCTCTTCTTGCAACAATGGAAGGGTTTTCAGAAACGTTACCTGCAGTACCCCCTTGGTGGAAGGTTCTCAACGTAAGCTGAGTTCCCGGTTCCCCAATTGACTGAGCTGCAATTACACCTACCGCTTCACCCATGTGGATGGTTTTACCTGTTGCCAGGTTTCTACCGTAACATTTTGCACAGATCCCTTTCTTAGCTTCACAAGTAAGTGGTGAACGAACTTCAACCGCTTCCAGACCAGCTTCTTCAATTCTCTTGGCAAATGCTTCAATGATTACCTGATCTGCTTCAATGATTAATTCATCACTTTCAGGATCATAGATATTATGAAGGGAAACTCTACCTAAGATTCTTTCAGAGATTCTTTCAACGATCTCGTCATTTTTCTTAAGGGCAGTAACTTCCGTACCTCTTAAAGTACCACAATCATCCTCAGTAACGATAACGTCCTGAGCAACGTCTACCAATCTTCTCGTTAAGTAACCTGCATCGGCAGTCTTAAGAGCGGTATCCGCAAGACCTTTACGTGCACCGTGGGTAGAGATAAAGTACTCAAGGATGGAAAGACCTTCTTTAAAGTTTGCAACGATCGGGTTTTCGATGATCTCCGCACCGGTAGAACCAGCTTTTTGCGGTTTAGCCATCAACCCTCTCATCCCTGACAACTGACGGATCTGTTCCTTAGAACCCCTCGCTCCAGAGTCAAGCATCATATATACAGAGTTGAATCCACCTTGGTCAGACTTCATTCTGCTCATGATCATCTCAGTTAATCCTGCGTTGGTGTTTGTCCAAACGTCGATTACCTGGTTATAACGTTCTGTGTCTGTGATAAGACCCATGTTATAGTTTGCTCTAATTTCGTCTACATTTTCTACAGCCTGAGCAATCATTTGCTTTTTCTCAACAGGAACCACGATGTCTCCTAATGAGAACGAAAGACCTCCTCTGAATGCGTTTGAATAACCTAAGTCTTTCATTGCATCCAGGAACTTCACAGTTGTAGGGAAGTCTGTTTCAGCAAGGATCTTACCGATAACGTTTCTTAATGATTTCTTCGTAAGAAGTTCATTAATATATCCTACTTTCTTAGGTACAATCTGGTTGAATAGAATTCTACCTACAGAAGTTTCAATTAATCTTGTTACTAATTCCCCGTCTTCTTTTACAGGAAGTCTACATCTTACCTTAGCATTTAAAGAAACTCTACCTTCAGCATAAGCGATTTCCGCTTCTTCAGGAGAATAGAATGCCAAGCCTTCACCTTTTACTTTGTAATCTTCTGTAGAGCTTGCTTCTTTAGTCATGAAATAAAGACCAAGAACCATGTCCTGAGAAGGTACCGTAATCGGAGAACCGTTTGCAGGGTTCAAGATGTTTTGAGAACCTAACATCAATAACTGAGCTTCAAGGATCGCTTCAGGACCTAACGGTAAATGTACCGCCATCTGGTCACCGTCGAAATCGGCGTTGAAGGCTGTTGTTACTAATGGGTGTAGCTGGATTGCCTTACCTTCGATCATCTTAGGTTGGAAAGCCTGGATCCCCAGTCTGTGAAGCGTAGGTGCTCTGTTCAGTAGAACAGGGTGACCTTTCATCACGTTTTCTAGGATATCATATACTACCGGTTCTTTTCTATCAATAATTCTCTTTGCAGATTTTACTGTTTTTACAATCCCTCTTTCAATTAGTTTTCTAATGATAAACGGTTTGTACAATTCCGCAGCCATATCTTTAGGAATACCACACTCGTGAAGCTGTAAGTTTGGACCTACAACAATTACCGAACGTGCAGAGTAGTCTACCCTTTTCCCTAATAAGTTCTGACGGAAACGACCTTGCTTACCTTTCAATGAATCTGAAAGTGATTTTAATGGTCTGTTTGATTCAGATTTTACGGCAGAAGATTTTCTTGTATTATCAAATAATGAATCTACTGATTCCTGAAGCATACGCTTCTCGTTTCTCAAGATTACTTCCGGAGCTTTGATCTCCAATAATCTCTTCAAACGGTTGTTTCTGATAATTACTCTTCTATAAAGGTCATTCAAATCGGAAGTTGCGAAACGTCCACCATCCAACGGAACCAATGGTCTTAGTTCTGGTGGTATAACCGGAAGTACACGCATGATCATCCACTCAGGCTTGTTGATCATTCTTGTATTGGCACCTCTCAATGCTTCTACAACGTTCAATCTTTTTAAAGCCTCAGTTCTTCTTTGTTTTGAACCTTCGTTGTGAGCTTTGTGTCTCAAATCGAAAGACAATGCATCAAGATCGATTCTTTTTAATAGATCTTCCACAGCTTCAGCACCCATTCTGGCGATGAATTTGTTTGGATCAGAATCATCAAGATACTGGTTTTCAACAGGAAGAGTTTCCATGATATCAAGGTACTCTTCTTCTGTTAAGAATTCCATATGTTCAAAATCAGAACCATCTAATTTTTTAGCAATACCCTGCTGAATCACCACATATCTTTCGTAGTAGATGATCATGTCTAATTTCTTAGAAGGAATTCCTAAAAGGTATCCGATTTTGTTTGGCAATGAACGGAAATACCAAATGTGCGCAATTGGAACAACAAGGTTGATGTGCCCGATTCTCTCTCTTCTTACTTTTTTCTCAGTAACTTCTACTCCACAACGGTCACAAACGATCCCTTTGTAACGAATTCTCTTGTATTTTCCACAAGCACATTCGTAATCCTTTACAGGACCAAAGATTTTCTCACAGAACAACCCGTCTCTTTCAGGCTTGTGCGTTCTGTAGTTAATAGTTTCCGGCTTTAAAACTTCCCCTCTCGACTCCTGAAGAATCGATTCCGGTGAAGCTAAACCGATGGTTATTTTATTAAATCTACTTGATTTATTTTTATTTGACATTTTTTAGATTTTAGATTTTGGATTATAAACTTCGGATTCAAATTCTGAAATGATTCAAAATTCAACATTCAAAATTTAAAATTATTCCTCTAGTCTTACGTCAAGTCCAAGACCTTGTAACTCGTGAAGTAATACATTGAATGATTCC is part of the Chryseobacterium wanjuense genome and harbors:
- the rpoC gene encoding DNA-directed RNA polymerase subunit beta' — translated: MSNKNKSSRFNKITIGLASPESILQESRGEVLKPETINYRTHKPERDGLFCEKIFGPVKDYECACGKYKRIRYKGIVCDRCGVEVTEKKVRRERIGHINLVVPIAHIWYFRSLPNKIGYLLGIPSKKLDMIIYYERYVVIQQGIAKKLDGSDFEHMEFLTEEEYLDIMETLPVENQYLDDSDPNKFIARMGAEAVEDLLKRIDLDALSFDLRHKAHNEGSKQRRTEALKRLNVVEALRGANTRMINKPEWMIMRVLPVIPPELRPLVPLDGGRFATSDLNDLYRRVIIRNNRLKRLLEIKAPEVILRNEKRMLQESVDSLFDNTRKSSAVKSESNRPLKSLSDSLKGKQGRFRQNLLGKRVDYSARSVIVVGPNLQLHECGIPKDMAAELYKPFIIRKLIERGIVKTVKSAKRIIDRKEPVVYDILENVMKGHPVLLNRAPTLHRLGIQAFQPKMIEGKAIQLHPLVTTAFNADFDGDQMAVHLPLGPEAILEAQLLMLGSQNILNPANGSPITVPSQDMVLGLYFMTKEASSTEDYKVKGEGLAFYSPEEAEIAYAEGRVSLNAKVRCRLPVKEDGELVTRLIETSVGRILFNQIVPKKVGYINELLTKKSLRNVIGKILAETDFPTTVKFLDAMKDLGYSNAFRGGLSFSLGDIVVPVEKKQMIAQAVENVDEIRANYNMGLITDTERYNQVIDVWTNTNAGLTEMIMSRMKSDQGGFNSVYMMLDSGARGSKEQIRQLSGMRGLMAKPQKAGSTGAEIIENPIVANFKEGLSILEYFISTHGARKGLADTALKTADAGYLTRRLVDVAQDVIVTEDDCGTLRGTEVTALKKNDEIVERISERILGRVSLHNIYDPESDELIIEADQVIIEAFAKRIEEAGLEAVEVRSPLTCEAKKGICAKCYGRNLATGKTIHMGEAVGVIAAQSIGEPGTQLTLRTFHQGGTAGNVSENPSIVARRDGIVEMDEVRTITSEDENGKTAEVVVSRSTEFRLVADNESRTPLMIANVPYGSILAVKPGDKVKKGDVICRWDPYNAVIIAETAGKVEYEDIIQGISFQLEIDEQTGFEEKVISESRNKKAVPTLKVVDSKGVEQKAYNLPVGAHLMVNDGEKIKAGKVLIKIPRKSAKAGDITGGLPRVTELFEARNPSNPAVVTEIDGVVSYGKIKRGNRELIVEAKTGERKIYLVKLSNQILVQENDFVRAGAPLSDGSITPEDILRIKGPTAVQEYLVNEIQEVYRLQGVKIDDKHFEIIVRQMMTKVSIVDGGDTQFLEGALEHKYDFLEENNRVFGLKVVVEAGDSKIFKPGQMITARELRDENSKLKREDQALVEVREALPATATPVLQGITRAALQTKSFMSAASFQETTKVLNEAAVAGKVDELNGLKENVIVGHRIPAGTGLKEYQSVIVGSKKEFEDLN